Proteins from one Streptomyces sp. NBC_00289 genomic window:
- a CDS encoding cellulase, which produces MDHFESELARMMRDSREHTSFEPRHQLRLRADVRARRRARTAQKAVGSVLAVAGLCVGFFLLPHDRVENRPQAPLPRPATSPTLPRATTLPTSDASSSATVGATPSGTAEGDSAPSTAPATTGSSGTVSADATETPTSPPSDTKAPSVPPTPTPTPSEPDSTSSVSSSALSSATADAADSG; this is translated from the coding sequence ATGGACCACTTCGAGAGCGAGTTGGCGCGCATGATGCGCGACTCCCGGGAACACACCTCCTTCGAGCCGAGGCACCAGCTACGGCTGCGGGCGGACGTGCGGGCCCGCCGCCGTGCCCGCACGGCACAGAAGGCCGTCGGCTCCGTCCTCGCCGTCGCGGGACTCTGCGTCGGCTTCTTCCTGCTGCCGCACGACCGGGTCGAGAACAGGCCGCAGGCGCCCCTGCCGCGGCCCGCGACGAGCCCGACGCTTCCCCGTGCGACGACGCTGCCGACCTCGGACGCGTCATCGAGCGCGACCGTCGGCGCGACCCCGTCCGGGACCGCAGAGGGGGATTCCGCACCGTCCACGGCGCCCGCCACGACCGGGAGTTCGGGCACGGTGTCCGCCGACGCGACCGAGACCCCTACCTCGCCGCCCTCCGACACGAAGGCGCCGAGCGTACCGCCGACGCCGACGCCGACACCCTCGGAGCCGGATTCGACGTCGTCGGTGTCGTCGTCGGCGCTGTCGTCCGCGACGGCCGACGCGGCGGATTCCGGTTAG
- a CDS encoding extracellular solute-binding protein, protein MRTSARRAPSRALRTLLAACLLALVPGCASDAPAPLVVLGPWTGPEGEAFEAALERLDDGTGRTYSYQGTRSLRETLVSQLEADDPPDVAILNSIGELTEYARRDQLMPLTGEAAERAYAPWAPTLLVDGGQRTYWVPLKVDLKSLVWSKKATPDGPDVDPEWCVGLASQATSGWPGTDWIEDILLHQAGPTPYAEWATGRLSWRTPAVQRAWTTWARLLGTRSADSVERSLTTSFEGTAASGARPRGLLDSPGFDCTHEHQSAFIRYVYAGDDIRVEPSARFLDGNAEYRDTYEVAGDMAAVFSADPAAQELVERLSSPAGRERWRAAAGPAVRPLFPGTAGLAPVTPANPAEREIDSLLHSRARTLCFDASDVMPPELRDAFHRAVLEFFRDRTQRRLASLLRQLDAVRVRAEADWADDRTFRPPEDICARPGG, encoded by the coding sequence ATGAGGACTTCCGCCCGCCGTGCCCCGAGCCGCGCCCTGCGCACCCTGCTCGCGGCCTGTCTGCTCGCCCTCGTCCCCGGCTGCGCCTCGGACGCCCCGGCGCCCCTGGTCGTGCTGGGCCCGTGGACCGGCCCGGAGGGCGAGGCCTTCGAAGCCGCCCTCGAACGGCTCGACGACGGGACCGGCCGAACGTACAGCTACCAGGGCACCCGCTCGCTGCGCGAGACCCTCGTCTCGCAGCTGGAGGCCGACGATCCGCCCGACGTGGCGATCCTCAACAGCATCGGCGAACTCACCGAGTACGCCCGCCGCGACCAGCTGATGCCCCTCACCGGGGAGGCGGCCGAGCGCGCGTACGCGCCGTGGGCGCCGACGCTGCTGGTCGACGGGGGGCAGCGCACGTACTGGGTTCCGCTGAAGGTCGACCTGAAGAGCCTGGTGTGGAGCAAGAAGGCCACCCCGGACGGCCCGGACGTCGACCCGGAGTGGTGCGTGGGGCTCGCCTCGCAGGCCACGTCGGGCTGGCCCGGCACCGACTGGATCGAGGACATCCTGCTCCACCAGGCCGGACCGACCCCTTACGCGGAGTGGGCCACGGGCCGGCTCAGCTGGCGTACTCCGGCCGTCCAGCGGGCCTGGACGACCTGGGCGCGGCTGCTCGGCACCCGCTCGGCGGACTCCGTCGAGCGTTCCCTCACCACGTCGTTCGAGGGCACGGCCGCGTCCGGCGCCCGGCCGCGCGGCCTGCTCGACTCCCCCGGCTTCGACTGCACGCACGAGCACCAGAGCGCCTTCATCCGGTACGTGTACGCCGGCGACGACATCCGGGTGGAACCGTCGGCCCGGTTCCTCGACGGGAACGCCGAGTACCGCGACACCTACGAGGTCGCGGGTGACATGGCGGCCGTGTTCAGTGCCGACCCGGCGGCCCAGGAGCTGGTGGAGCGGCTGTCGAGTCCGGCCGGGCGGGAGCGCTGGCGGGCGGCGGCCGGCCCGGCGGTCCGGCCCCTGTTCCCCGGCACGGCCGGCCTCGCGCCGGTCACGCCCGCGAACCCGGCCGAGCGGGAGATCGACTCCCTGCTCCACTCACGCGCCCGCACGCTCTGCTTCGACGCCTCGGACGTGATGCCGCCGGAGCTGCGGGACGCCTTCCACCGCGCGGTGCTGGAGTTCTTCCGGGACCGCACCCAGCGGCGACTGGCTTCCCTGCTACGGCAGTTGGACGCCGTACGGGTACGGGCGGAGGCCGACTGGGCCGACGACCGCACGTTCCGGCCACCCGAGGACATCTGCGCGCGTCCGGGCGGGTGA
- a CDS encoding tetratricopeptide repeat protein: MEGAAADRGASGERPDSDGSFGPLVVAAQPPILRAAHVELPAESPDPVLLPTITLLERAASRGSEPGGLPLPQEELLAGQYRLIRPLGYGGMGEVHLALDTKVDHREVAIKFLYPGQAAAGAGALARERRALVDLSHDDIIRVYNYGHHPEVGDFLVLQYVDGLTLEEVRARARVNPDEFGGGRFHEFVLAYGVRLLAALGHLHADRPGKVYGDLKPDNVMHDGTTTKIIDVGSVRPAGVPGHTTDGYRAPTVGPNGESTGQDDLFSLGETLRRLSGLGSSPADLAELGSLDRLTRPDTPGAPASAQAGRMTAPPPPGLGLLSLARVLHRATRTEVAERFATAGEMEEQLRGVFRELRSLRTGAETFEPSPLFLQSPYALDGTLGSAPPLARWAAPNAPAAHAPPSPVEVARRLPVPRPDPYDAHHLELSRLADAAPEALLQHTADWQDSPEVHLLRCRVRLRVPGGGTGTAERELRSAEALIGPERAPYDWRLAWHQGLLALARDQVEAARLHFDRVFAAIPGEYAPKLALGHCAERLGRWHEALTFHEAVRLRNPSLGSAAFGAVRARLALGGEGAWDEAVRALDAVPQHSRHRTAARTAAVRIGVEQLRTAGPAAEVTVRLREVLGRLARLFHAHGLTDEQARVRMTAEVWEAVRDALARGALDAPGLTALAAAADVRLGLPADERSLREDLSRLYVALAHQAARSAAPEDAPVAETLLDHAYEVRPLTFRHRRNGPWLGSRLTTRLRTLDSAPTPGRTTRTADE; the protein is encoded by the coding sequence ATGGAAGGGGCTGCTGCGGACAGAGGCGCGTCCGGTGAACGCCCGGACTCCGACGGGTCGTTCGGGCCGCTCGTCGTGGCGGCGCAGCCACCGATCCTGCGGGCCGCGCACGTGGAGCTCCCCGCGGAGAGCCCCGACCCGGTCCTGTTGCCCACCATCACCCTGCTGGAGCGCGCGGCGTCCCGCGGCTCCGAACCGGGCGGCCTGCCGCTGCCCCAGGAGGAGCTCCTCGCCGGGCAGTACCGGCTGATCCGGCCGCTCGGCTACGGCGGAATGGGCGAGGTCCACCTCGCCCTCGACACCAAGGTCGACCACCGCGAGGTGGCCATCAAGTTCCTGTATCCCGGGCAGGCCGCGGCCGGGGCGGGCGCCCTGGCCCGGGAACGGCGGGCCCTGGTCGACCTCAGCCACGACGACATCATCCGGGTCTACAACTACGGCCACCATCCCGAGGTCGGGGACTTCCTGGTCCTCCAGTACGTCGACGGGCTCACCCTGGAGGAGGTGCGGGCCCGGGCCCGGGTGAACCCGGACGAGTTCGGCGGCGGCCGCTTCCACGAGTTCGTGCTCGCCTACGGCGTGCGCCTCCTGGCCGCGCTCGGACACCTGCACGCGGACCGGCCCGGCAAGGTGTACGGCGACCTGAAGCCGGACAACGTCATGCACGACGGCACCACCACGAAGATCATCGACGTGGGCAGCGTCCGCCCGGCCGGCGTTCCCGGTCACACGACGGACGGATACCGCGCCCCGACGGTCGGCCCGAACGGCGAATCCACCGGCCAGGACGACCTGTTCAGCCTGGGCGAGACACTGCGGCGACTGAGCGGTCTCGGCAGCTCGCCCGCCGACCTGGCCGAACTGGGCTCCCTGGACAGGCTCACCCGGCCGGACACACCGGGCGCCCCGGCGAGCGCGCAGGCCGGGCGGATGACGGCACCCCCGCCGCCGGGACTCGGCCTCCTGTCCCTCGCCCGCGTGCTGCACCGCGCGACCCGGACCGAAGTCGCCGAGCGGTTCGCCACCGCAGGTGAGATGGAGGAACAACTGCGCGGAGTATTCCGGGAGTTACGGTCCCTGCGGACCGGGGCGGAGACCTTCGAACCGTCCCCCCTCTTCCTCCAGTCGCCGTACGCCCTCGACGGCACCCTCGGCTCGGCGCCGCCCCTCGCCCGGTGGGCCGCGCCGAACGCCCCCGCCGCGCACGCGCCGCCGTCGCCCGTCGAGGTCGCGCGGCGGCTGCCGGTCCCGCGACCCGATCCGTACGACGCCCATCACCTGGAGCTGAGCCGGCTGGCCGACGCCGCCCCGGAGGCGCTGTTGCAGCACACCGCGGACTGGCAGGACTCGCCGGAGGTCCATCTGCTGCGCTGCCGCGTGCGGTTACGGGTTCCCGGCGGCGGGACCGGGACGGCCGAACGGGAACTGCGGTCCGCCGAGGCGCTGATCGGACCGGAGCGTGCACCGTACGACTGGCGGCTCGCCTGGCACCAGGGGCTGCTCGCGCTCGCCCGGGACCAGGTGGAGGCGGCACGGCTCCACTTCGACCGGGTGTTCGCGGCCATCCCGGGCGAGTACGCGCCGAAGCTCGCCCTCGGCCACTGCGCCGAGCGTCTGGGCCGGTGGCACGAGGCGCTGACGTTCCACGAGGCGGTGCGGCTGCGCAACCCGTCGCTGGGCAGCGCGGCGTTCGGCGCGGTACGGGCGCGCCTCGCCCTCGGCGGCGAGGGGGCGTGGGACGAGGCCGTACGGGCCCTGGACGCGGTGCCGCAGCACTCCCGGCACCGGACGGCCGCACGAACGGCCGCGGTGCGCATCGGAGTCGAGCAGCTGCGGACCGCCGGGCCCGCCGCCGAGGTGACCGTGCGGCTGCGCGAGGTGCTGGGGCGGCTGGCCCGGCTCTTCCACGCGCACGGGCTGACGGACGAACAGGCCAGGGTCAGGATGACGGCGGAGGTGTGGGAGGCCGTGCGGGACGCACTCGCGCGCGGTGCCCTCGACGCGCCCGGCCTGACCGCGCTGGCCGCCGCCGCCGACGTACGGCTGGGTCTGCCCGCCGACGAACGGAGCCTGCGCGAGGACCTCTCGCGCCTGTACGTCGCCCTCGCCCACCAGGCCGCCCGTTCCGCCGCGCCCGAGGACGCACCCGTCGCGGAAACGCTCCTGGACCACGCCTACGAGGTCCGCCCCCTCACCTTCCGCCACCGAAGAAACGGCCCATGGCTTGGCAGCAGACTCACCACCCGACTTCGCACCCTCGACTCCGCCCCGACACCGGGGCGAACCACCCGAACGGCCGACGAATGA
- the murC gene encoding UDP-N-acetylmuramate--L-alanine ligase translates to MAPGLPAAMDRPHFIGIGGAGMSGIAKILAQRGAVVAGSDAKESETAGALRALGATVHIGHAAEHLADDASCVVVSSAIRKDNPELARAARLGIPVVHRSDALAALMDGLRPIAVAGTHGKTTTTSMLAVSLSALGLKPSYAIGGDLDAPGSNALHGEGEIFVAEADESDRSFHKYAPEVAIVLNVELDHHANYASMDEIYESFETFVDRVTEGGTLVIAADQKGARELTRRVSARDVRVVTYGESEDADVRILSVVPQGLKSQVTVVLDGTELTFGVSVPGRHYAHNAVAALAAGVALGVPAAELAPALAAYTGVKRRLQLKGEVAGVQVIDSYAHHPTEMTADLEAMRAAAGEARILVVFQPHLFSRTQELGKEMGQALSLADASVVLDIYPAREDPVPGVTSALIIEAARAAGADVTPVHDKAEVPAVVAGMAKAGDLVLTMGAGDVTDLGPRILDQLSE, encoded by the coding sequence ATGGCACCCGGCCTTCCTGCCGCCATGGACCGACCGCACTTCATCGGCATCGGTGGGGCCGGGATGTCGGGCATCGCGAAGATCCTCGCGCAGCGCGGGGCCGTGGTCGCGGGCAGTGACGCGAAGGAGTCCGAGACCGCCGGGGCCCTGCGCGCGCTGGGCGCCACGGTGCACATCGGGCACGCCGCGGAGCACCTCGCCGACGACGCCAGCTGTGTGGTCGTGTCGTCGGCGATCCGCAAGGACAACCCGGAGCTGGCCCGGGCCGCCCGACTGGGCATCCCGGTGGTCCACCGCTCCGACGCGCTCGCCGCCCTGATGGACGGCCTGCGCCCGATCGCGGTCGCCGGCACCCACGGCAAGACCACGACCACGTCCATGCTGGCCGTGTCGCTGAGCGCGCTGGGCCTGAAGCCGTCGTACGCGATCGGCGGCGACCTCGACGCGCCCGGCTCCAACGCCCTGCACGGCGAGGGTGAGATCTTCGTGGCCGAGGCGGACGAGTCGGACCGCAGCTTCCACAAGTACGCGCCCGAGGTCGCGATCGTCCTCAACGTCGAGCTCGACCACCACGCCAACTACGCGTCGATGGACGAGATCTACGAGTCCTTCGAGACCTTCGTGGACCGCGTCACCGAGGGCGGCACCCTGGTGATCGCCGCCGACCAGAAGGGCGCGCGCGAGCTGACGCGCCGCGTCTCGGCGCGCGACGTGCGCGTGGTGACGTACGGCGAGTCCGAGGACGCCGACGTACGCATCCTGTCGGTGGTGCCCCAGGGGCTGAAGAGCCAGGTCACCGTGGTGCTCGACGGCACGGAGCTCACCTTCGGGGTCTCGGTCCCCGGCCGCCACTACGCGCACAACGCGGTGGCCGCGCTGGCGGCCGGCGTGGCGCTGGGCGTCCCGGCCGCGGAACTGGCCCCCGCGCTCGCCGCGTACACCGGTGTGAAGCGCCGCCTCCAGCTCAAGGGCGAGGTGGCCGGCGTCCAGGTGATCGACTCCTACGCCCACCACCCCACGGAGATGACGGCGGACCTGGAGGCGATGCGCGCGGCGGCGGGCGAGGCCCGCATCCTGGTCGTCTTCCAGCCGCACCTGTTCTCCCGGACGCAGGAGCTCGGCAAGGAGATGGGCCAGGCCCTGTCGCTCGCCGACGCCTCGGTGGTCCTCGACATCTACCCGGCCCGCGAGGACCCGGTCCCCGGCGTCACCAGCGCCCTGATCATCGAGGCGGCGCGGGCCGCGGGCGCGGACGTGACACCGGTCCACGACAAGGCGGAGGTGCCGGCGGTCGTCGCGGGAATGGCGAAGGCCGGTGATCTCGTTCTCACCATGGGAGCGGGCGACGTCACCGACCTCGGCCCGCGGATCCTGGACCAGCTGTCTGAATGA
- the msrB gene encoding peptide-methionine (R)-S-oxide reductase MsrB: MSYDVEKPDEQWRAELTPAEYAVLRQAGTEPAFTGEYTNAKTTGVYSCRACSAELFTSTTKFESHCGWPSFYDPKDTDAVELIQDRSHGMVRTEVRCARCGSHLGHVFEGEGYATPTDQRYCINSISLRLTPDES; the protein is encoded by the coding sequence ATGTCGTACGACGTCGAAAAGCCGGACGAGCAGTGGCGCGCGGAGCTGACGCCGGCGGAGTACGCCGTCCTGCGGCAGGCCGGGACGGAGCCCGCCTTCACCGGTGAGTACACCAACGCCAAGACGACCGGCGTCTACTCCTGCCGCGCCTGCTCCGCCGAACTCTTCACCTCCACCACGAAGTTCGAGTCCCACTGCGGCTGGCCCTCCTTCTACGACCCGAAGGACACCGACGCCGTGGAGCTCATCCAGGACCGGTCCCACGGAATGGTCCGGACCGAGGTGCGGTGCGCGCGGTGCGGATCACACCTCGGACACGTGTTCGAGGGTGAGGGGTATGCGACGCCGACGGACCAGCGGTACTGCATCAACTCCATCTCGCTGCGGCTGACGCCCGACGAGAGCTGA
- a CDS encoding pyrimidine reductase family protein codes for MRRLFPVTDETAAQASDAGPGEAPGGRGEGEVREAGHEWSLAELAAAYAYPEPLPVGRGTWLRANMVATLDGAAQHDGRSQPISTATDMRIFGTLRALADVVVVGAETVRQEGYRPARARAEFAALREAAGQGPAPAIAVVSASLELDFSLPLFTSPLVPTLVLTGAAAAPDRIAAAEKAGAEVVIAGDGVGVDPARAVQALAGLGHTRLLTEGGPRLLGQWVAAEVLDELCLTLAPMLTAGDAQRIAGGPSVAVPRRFVLASLLEEDGFLFSRYRRP; via the coding sequence ATGCGACGCCTGTTCCCTGTGACGGATGAAACAGCAGCCCAGGCCTCCGACGCGGGCCCCGGCGAGGCTCCCGGAGGCCGTGGGGAGGGCGAGGTCCGGGAGGCGGGACACGAGTGGAGCCTCGCCGAACTCGCCGCCGCCTACGCCTATCCCGAGCCCCTCCCGGTCGGGCGGGGGACCTGGCTGCGGGCCAACATGGTGGCCACGCTCGACGGTGCCGCCCAGCACGACGGCCGTTCCCAGCCGATCTCCACCGCCACCGACATGCGGATCTTCGGCACCCTGCGGGCGCTCGCGGACGTCGTGGTCGTCGGCGCGGAAACGGTACGTCAGGAGGGGTACCGCCCGGCGCGCGCGCGAGCCGAGTTCGCGGCGCTGCGGGAGGCGGCCGGGCAGGGGCCGGCCCCGGCGATCGCGGTGGTCAGCGCGAGCCTGGAACTGGACTTCTCGCTTCCGCTGTTCACCTCGCCGCTCGTGCCCACGCTGGTCCTCACCGGCGCCGCCGCGGCCCCCGACCGGATCGCCGCCGCCGAGAAGGCCGGTGCCGAGGTGGTGATCGCCGGTGACGGCGTCGGAGTGGACCCGGCCCGTGCGGTACAGGCCCTCGCCGGACTCGGGCACACCCGGCTGCTGACCGAGGGCGGGCCGCGGCTGCTCGGCCAGTGGGTGGCCGCCGAGGTGCTCGACGAACTCTGTCTGACCCTCGCCCCGATGCTCACCGCGGGCGACGCGCAGCGGATCGCGGGCGGGCCCTCGGTCGCGGTGCCGCGGCGATTCGTACTGGCGTCCCTGCTGGAGGAGGACGGTTTCCTGTTCAGCAGGTACCGGCGACCGTGA
- a CDS encoding SigE family RNA polymerase sigma factor encodes MEQGRADGFDAFVAARWSALFHLARLLVGGDRHRAEDLLQEALVKLWFVWPKIAEEAPEAYVRKILVRAAARSARRRWWGERPVEQLPDLPEAGDVSAAVAERSRLEAALARLPPRQRAAVVLRYYQDLPEKQVAEMLGCPVGTARSHASRGVARLRLILADVIEPVG; translated from the coding sequence ATGGAGCAGGGGCGAGCCGACGGGTTCGACGCGTTTGTGGCGGCCCGCTGGTCGGCGTTGTTCCACCTCGCGCGGCTGCTCGTGGGCGGCGACCGGCATCGGGCCGAGGACCTGCTCCAGGAGGCCCTGGTCAAGCTCTGGTTCGTCTGGCCCAAAATCGCGGAGGAGGCTCCGGAGGCGTACGTCCGCAAGATCCTGGTGCGCGCGGCGGCCCGTTCGGCACGGCGGCGCTGGTGGGGTGAGCGCCCGGTCGAGCAGCTGCCCGACCTCCCCGAGGCGGGTGACGTGTCCGCCGCGGTCGCGGAGCGCTCCCGGCTGGAGGCGGCCCTGGCCCGGTTGCCGCCCAGGCAGCGGGCCGCGGTGGTGCTGCGCTACTACCAGGACCTGCCCGAGAAACAGGTCGCGGAGATGCTGGGGTGCCCGGTGGGCACCGCTCGGTCCCACGCGTCCCGTGGTGTGGCGCGGCTGCGTCTGATCCTGGCCGATGTCATCGAGCCGGTGGGGTGA
- the zapE gene encoding cell division protein ZapE — MSCSLARPLAWGTVSSSSSSAASGISPIADAVPLSLCARAPHVPADRLVAEMVPPPRFDSVRFGTYLPDPNQPSQTEAVRVLEGFAAGLGGAHASGAGSVRRGFFGFGRGKAPKAPAGPRGVYLDGGYGVGKTHLLASLWHATPAEPALKAFGTFVELTNLVGALGFQQTVQTLSGHRLLCIDEFELDDPGDTVLVSTLLGRLVDAGVALAATSNTLPGKLGEGRFASADFLREIQGLSAHFRSLRIDGEDYRHRGLPEAPAPYSEAQVTKAAYATAGASLDDFPHLLEHLAKVHPSRYGALTDGLAAVCLTDVQPVPDQSTALRLVVLADRLYDREVPVLTSGRPFDQLFSEEMLNGGYRKKYFRAISRLTALARDAKGLVEPH; from the coding sequence ATGTCGTGCAGTCTGGCACGACCCTTAGCATGGGGAACCGTGTCGTCATCGTCGTCCTCCGCCGCCTCCGGGATCAGCCCAATAGCTGACGCGGTCCCGCTGTCCCTGTGCGCCCGCGCGCCGCACGTCCCCGCGGACCGGCTGGTCGCCGAGATGGTGCCGCCGCCCCGGTTCGACTCGGTGCGCTTCGGCACCTACCTCCCGGACCCGAACCAGCCGAGCCAGACGGAGGCCGTCCGCGTCCTCGAGGGTTTCGCCGCCGGGCTCGGCGGGGCGCACGCCAGCGGCGCCGGTTCCGTACGGCGCGGGTTTTTCGGGTTCGGCAGGGGCAAGGCCCCCAAGGCTCCCGCCGGCCCTCGCGGCGTCTACCTCGACGGCGGCTACGGCGTCGGCAAGACCCACCTGTTGGCCTCCCTGTGGCACGCCACTCCGGCCGAGCCCGCGCTCAAGGCGTTCGGCACCTTCGTCGAGCTCACCAACCTCGTCGGCGCCCTCGGCTTCCAGCAGACGGTCCAGACCCTGTCCGGCCACCGCCTGTTGTGCATCGACGAGTTCGAGCTCGACGACCCGGGCGACACCGTCCTGGTGTCGACGCTGCTCGGCAGGCTCGTCGACGCGGGCGTGGCGCTCGCCGCCACCTCCAACACGCTGCCGGGCAAGCTCGGTGAGGGACGGTTCGCGTCCGCCGACTTCCTGCGTGAGATCCAGGGCCTGTCCGCGCACTTCCGCTCGCTGCGCATCGACGGCGAGGACTACCGTCACCGCGGCCTGCCCGAGGCGCCGGCGCCGTACTCCGAGGCCCAGGTGACGAAGGCGGCGTACGCCACCGCGGGCGCCTCGCTCGACGACTTCCCGCACCTGCTGGAGCACCTGGCCAAGGTCCACCCCAGCCGCTACGGCGCCCTGACCGACGGGCTGGCGGCCGTCTGCCTCACCGACGTCCAGCCGGTGCCGGACCAGTCGACGGCCCTCAGGCTCGTCGTCCTCGCGGACCGGCTCTACGACCGCGAGGTGCCCGTCCTGACCTCGGGGCGGCCGTTCGACCAGCTGTTCAGCGAGGAGATGCTGAACGGCGGCTACCGCAAGAAGTACTTCCGGGCGATCTCCCGGCTCACCGCGCTGGCCCGCGACGCCAAGGGACTCGTCGAGCCCCACTGA
- a CDS encoding indole-3-glycerol phosphate synthase, with protein sequence MFTSVLMIEKALTSADVEFVTTLHGDEPVAFQVLLQPRGDQADRLLRAIDDVALGEIDEAARENETPEGAAAKEPAQQALDVSLMALHASGSAAEGRLIEDHPLDALKSLVEEAGADEVIVLTDPHYVEEFFHRDWASRARHKVGVPVLKLFSHSKD encoded by the coding sequence GTGTTCACAAGTGTTTTGATGATCGAGAAGGCCCTGACGTCCGCCGACGTGGAGTTCGTCACCACCTTGCACGGCGACGAGCCGGTCGCCTTCCAGGTGCTGCTCCAACCGCGCGGCGACCAGGCCGACCGCCTGCTGCGCGCCATCGACGACGTCGCGCTGGGCGAGATCGACGAGGCCGCCCGGGAGAACGAGACGCCGGAGGGAGCTGCCGCGAAGGAGCCCGCGCAGCAGGCCCTCGACGTGTCCCTGATGGCCCTGCACGCCTCCGGCAGCGCGGCCGAGGGCCGGCTGATCGAGGATCACCCGCTCGACGCGCTGAAGTCCCTCGTGGAGGAGGCGGGGGCGGACGAGGTGATCGTCCTGACGGACCCGCACTACGTGGAGGAGTTCTTCCACCGCGACTGGGCTTCGCGGGCCCGGCACAAGGTGGGGGTGCCGGTGCTGAAGTTGTTCTCGCACAGCAAGGATTAG